The genomic segment ACGGAAATAGGAGGGCATGACACGTCCGTTGAACGGGTGAAACTCAACGCGACCGGGAGAGGGTGCCGAGGAACGGGTGCATGTTGCGCCGGCCGGGCTCACACAGGCTGCACGAGTCGAACGGGGCGAGGCGATCGCGGACTTCGTCGGCGAACGCCGCGGCACCCGCGACGGGCACACCGCGTGCCTTCCGGAGCAGCTCCCCCGCGACCGCGCGGTACTCCGGGTGGTCGGTCAGCAGGAACGCGTCGTCGGGGCTCCCCTGCCCCGCCCGCTCGCGCTCCTCGCAATAGATCGCGGCCACGAAATACATCATCGACACACTAACGAGAACCGGGAACCGGTCGAAGCATGCGAAGCACGTTCCGGTGATCTCGTCCACCCAGGCGAGTTCCCGGAGGACCGTCCGGCCGTACACCTCCAGCCGCCGCTCGCGCCCCGCTCCGCCTCGCTCCTCGGCCAGAATCCCCCCGAGCCGGTTGACCGCGAAGAGCGTCTGTGCGATGCCGGGGCTCAGCCACGCGTCGAGGAACCCGGCGGCGTGCGGGAGCAGCGCCCAGTCCGCGCCGGCGGCGCGGGTCAGCCGGCGCTGCAACCGACCGGTGCGCACGAACGGACGCACGGGCACGGCCCGCGCGAACTGTCGCCCGATCGACGGGTAGGTGTTCAGTAGCCGGTGCCACTCCGCCTCCGGCGTTTCGCCGGCCCGCAGGGGATGAGCTTCGGGATCGAGCGAGAAGCCGGTACTCGTGATGCCGTTCTCAAAGCGAAGAACCCACATCCATCCGTTGTCGATGATCTGGTGGAGCGCGGCGGCGTCGCACGGGAACGGGTGCCGGGCGGTCGCCGCCGGTCCGGACTCCGCTTCGAGAACCGAATGCCACTCCCCCACACCCGTAAAGTGCGAATAGAGGGCACGCGACCGGGCTCGGAGGGTCCCCCCCGCGACCGGTTCGATCCCGAGTGCGCCGGCGAGAACCTGTCCCGTCCCGGTCGCGTCCACGAGCAGCCCGGCGCGGACGGAAACCGCCTCCCCGGGCCGCGCGCCCTCGAGTTCCCACCCGGCGTCGGTGTGGCGTACCGTGTGGATTTCGCACTCGTCGAGGTACGGCACGCCGGCCGCAACCGCACGGTCAACGAGGTGGGCGTCGAAGTCGGCACGGAACCAGTGCGTGTCCGCGGTGGCGTCGTCGGGACTCGCCGCGACCAGAAGAGCGTTGTCGTCGTGAGGGGTGAACGGTCGCCCCTGCTCGTGGCGGAAGAAGCTGAACCCGCGCTTCAGACCGCACGGGAGATCGGGGCGAGTGGCCTTCCAGGTGCCGTACTTGGAGAACGGTCGGAGCCAGTCGAGGCCGAACCGATCGGCGAGCGCCGCGAGCTTGAAGTCGGCGAGCGGGGTCGAGGACTCACCGATGGCGAAACGCGGGTGCCGGCCCCGTTCGAGCAACGCGACGGAATAGCCGAGTTTCTGGGCGATGATGGCCAGCAGCGTGCCACCGAACCCGGAACCGAGGATCGCGAGGTCACAATCGTATCGCGTCACGACGTCGGCCCCGTGCCGGGTTCGAGTTGCTGCGACAGGTTCATCCGGGCCAAGCGGGCCACGCGCGCGGCCCGGTTCGGGGCATCGGGCGAAACCGCCCCGATGTCCCACAGATCGAGGAACACGCGCCCGGCCCGTAGAGACAGACCGTATTCCAGTGCGGTTTCTAACGAATCGAGCGCCGGCGGGGCGTAGTGGCCCTGTCTCGCGAGTTCTTCCATTGCCCCGTTGCCGCCGCGAGTTGGTATCAGGCTACAGCACTCGACGCCGTGCGCGAAGGCAAAGTCGAGCGACCGCTTCGCCCACTCCACGCCGTCGGCTTCCGCAAGAAACGGCGGCCGGACCATGATAAACGCCCGCACGGCGATCCCGTGCGCCCGCAACTCCGCCGCGGCACGGGCGAAATCGTCGAGCGTCATCTGCTTGTTCAGGCGCGCGAGTACGTCGGGGTGGGCGGTTTCCAGCCCCAGCGCGACTTCGAGTTGACCGGACAGCAACGACCGGAACTCGAAGCAGCGGCGGCCGACCAGCCGGGGGTGGCACTCCACGATCACCCGCTCGAACCCCGCGGCGTGGCGGGCGATTTCGGCGTAATCGCCTTCGGGGATCGCCCGCGGGTCGAAGAAGCTCCCGGCGTTGTACAGTTTCAGATGTTGCGCCGGTGGCAGGCGCTCGAGCGCCCAGCGGATCTGCTCGGGAATCTGCCCCGGGGCCACCGAGTCCGTGAGCGTGTTCTTCCACAGGTCGCACATCAGGCAGCGGAACGGGCACTCGCGGTTCGTCAGGAACAGCGTGGCTACGTCCACTAAGCGCCCGTCTGCTGCTGGTTCCGCTTCGACGATGGAGGCGTAGGGCCGGTCCGGAGCGAGCGGATTGCGCACCGGACGTAAGCCGAGAATCCACTCGTCAGTTGGTGTTGGGAACGCCGCCAACGGATTCGACTTGCATCCCTCGGCCGTTGGAAGCGGAACCGGGTTCATACACCCTCATGCAGCGTGGAATTCCTTCGTGTTCCGCGTGGTGTTGCGAAGACTTTCAGCCCAGAAACACCTTCTGGTAAGCGCGGCGGTACTCGGCCTGGCGGCTCGGGAACAGGGTGCCGGGGTGGTTCGCGGCCCCGTGCTGGAAGCGGCGCTTCGGGAAGACCGGCATGTCGAGCCCGGTCACGGCCTTCACGCCCGCCGCGACCACGCGCCCCTTCAGGGCGTACAGCCGGTCGTGGTCCCAGTCGGTCAGCTCGATGAACGGAATCGACTCGGCCACGTCGATGACGGAGGGGCACACGAACGGGCTCAGCCCGGTGAACCCGGTCACCGCGACCGGCGCGTAGGTCCGGGCGTACCCGCGACTCTGCCCGCCGGAGTACGTGAGCGAGTGCTTGATCGCCTGAACGCCCCACCCCTCCTGGTACAACATCATGTTGTTCAGGACGCTGCGGATGGTCAGTTCCGGGTTGTCTTCGATCGGGTAGTCTTTCAGGTTCTCGTCGCCGCCGTCGCCGTCGAGCAGGTACTTCCACTCGGGGTAGCGTGCCCGGATGCCGCGGCACAGGGCCAGGGCCATCGCCCCGGATTGCACGTCCAGCGGCTTGTAGTCCTCGATCACGCGGATGGCGTCTTCAATCGTTACGTCCGCGGACCGCACGGGGATCGGTTCGAGGAACAGTTCCAAGCCGAGGCGGGCGAGGAACGCGCGGGCCTGCTCCACGTCCGGACCACCGCCATCGACCGAGAGCGTGAACGCCTTGAGCCGGGAGGGACTGTCGCCCCGCTTGAGGAGCGCGTGGTAGGCGAGCAGGAACACCGCGCCGCTGTCGATGCCGCCGGAGAAGCAGACTCCGATCGGCTCGCGGGGCGGCACGCGATCGAGCCACCGGACGATCTCGTTGTACGCGGCCCCTATGTACCGCTCCCCGATGGCCTCCGGGTCGGCGGGCAGCGCGTTCCGCGTCGGGGTGAAGAACCGCGTGTAGGTGGGGTTCGGGTCGGGGCAGCCGACGAGTTCGATCCGGACAACATAGTGCGCCGGCACCATGCGGGTGTACGACGGGTGGAACTGGTCCGCCAGGCCGAGCGCTTCGAGCTGCGCGCGGATGGCGTCGATCCGGTCGGCGACGATCAGAATCGGCCCGTCGGTCCACTTCGCGATGAAGTACCGCAGCAGCCGGCCGATCGTGCGGGCCAGGAAAATGTTCTTGCCGCGCTGACCGATCAGTGCGAACTCGCCGTCGATGCCTCCGACGGCCCCGGCGTCGCCGTTGGCGATCCGGTCCCGGGCCTCCTCGACGGTCATGTTGTAGATGCGGTTCCCGGCGGGGTCGGTCAGATCGATGACCCGCGAGAGTGGGATGGAGCGGTGCATGGGTCCGGCCTCTGAGCGCGGAGATTTGGTGCGAATGAATGGTGGTGACAGATAAATTATGCGTCGGGGTGCTGCGGGGCACCGTCATTGGGCGGAGTGCGATGACGGCCGTAAAACGCGAGTCTTACCGACCGGATCGTTTCCGATCCCTTAACACCCTCGTTTCACCAGCGCTTTTAGTATAGCGGCTTCCGCGGCTGAAATGGGGCGCGCAGAAAGAACCGGTCGAACGCTTCCCCGCAGCGCGATACTGTATTTGAAATGTCCACACGCAATCGCAAGCCCGCCCCACCCGCACGCGGGCTGCGCGTTGTCAAATGGCTGCTCGGCGCCGTGGTTCTCGTCGCCCTCGCGGTCGGCGTGGGGATGGCCCTGCGCGCGCCGACGGCGGTTCCGGCGCCCGAGCCCGAACTCCCGGTCGTCGAAGCCCGGTTCACGGACGTTACCGACCGCGCCGGTATCCGCTTCCGGCACGCGAACGGAGCGGCGGGCCGGAAACTTCTCCCCGAAACGATGGGGGCCGGGGTCGCGGTCCTCGACTTCGATCGCGACGGGAAGCCGGACCTGTTCTTCGTCAACAGCCGTCCCTGGCCCGGCGCCGACCGCACGGGCGCGCGCGCGACCCAAGCCCTCTACCGCAACCGCGGCGACGGGACCTTCGAAGACGTCACCGTTGCCCTCGGTCTGGGCGTCGAGTGTTACGGCATGGGGGCCGCGGTCGCGGACTACGACAACGACGGCTGGCCCGACATCTTCATCACCGCCGTGGGGGGCAACCGCCTATTTCGCAATGTGGAAGGGAGGCGCTTCGAGGACGCGACCGATCGGACGGGGCTCAGTAGCACAACGTGGACGAACGACACCGCCGCGAACTTCGCGCGCCGAACGGAGCCCATGTCGTTCCCCTCGTCGGCCGTGTGGCTGGACTACGACGGCGACGGGCGGCTCGACCTGTTCGTCTGCAACTATGTGACCTGGTCCCCGGCGCGCGATTTGGGCGTCGCGGCCGTGCTCCCCGGAGGGATTCGGGCCTACGTGCCGCCACAGCAGTTCACCGGCGCTCAGTGCCAACTGTTCCGCAACGTGGACGGTACGCGGTTCGAGGACGAGTCGGCGGCGGCGGGCGTCCTGGTGACCGATCCCGGCGAGCCCGGAGGCGCGGGGCGACCGGTCGGCAAGGCGCTGGGCGTGGTCGTGTGCGACCCGGACGGCGACGGTTGGCCCGACATCATCGTCGCGAATGACACGGTGCGTAACTTCTTCTTCCACAACCGGCCCGGCCCGAACGGCAACCGCACGTTTCAGGAAACCGGGCGGTTCTCGGGGATCGCTTACGCCGATGGTCGCCCCCGCGGCGGCATGGGAATCGATGCGGGCGAGATCGCACCGGGCACTCTGGGTGTGGTGATAGCGAACTTCACCCACGAGCCCGACTCCTTGTTCCTCCTCAAGGGAACGAGCCCGGTGCTGTTCGCGGACGCCGCGGTGGAACTCGGGCTCGCCGGCGCGAGTACGCGGGCGATGAAGTTCGGAGCGGTTCTGTTCGATTTCGATCGCGACGGCCGGCTCGACCTGTTTACCGCGAACGGGCACCTGGAACCGGACATCGCGACGACCCACACCGGTCAGACGCACGCCCAGGCGGGGCAGTTGTTCTGGAAAACGGGTCCGCCCCGCCAGGGGTTCGTCGCGGTAACGGGGCCCGGCGGCCTCGACGCGTTCCCGCTCATGGTCGGCCGCGGGTGCGCGTACCTCGACTACGACGGCGACGGCAAACTCGATCTGGTGGTGACCGAGAACAACGGTCGCGCCCGGCTGTTTCGCAACGAAACGCCCGACGGGAACACCTGGGTGCGGTTCGCGCTCAGCGGCGAGAAGGGGCGAACCAACCGCGACGGCATCGGCGCGGAGGTCACGGTTCACGCGGGGGGCCTGGTCCAGCGCCGGTACGTCACCGCGGCACACGGCTACCTGAGCCAGTGCGAACCGAGCGCGTACTTCGGACTGGGTTCGGCCGCCACGATCGACCGCGTCACCGTCCGCTGGCCGGGTCGCACCGGCCACACGCAGGAGTGGCAGAACGTCCCCGCCGGTACGACGTATCGCCTCATGGAAGGCGCACCGGAACCGATTCCGATGGGGCGCTAATCGCGTACCGGTCGGCGGGCGCCGCGCGCTCCCGCTACCGATCCTCAGACGCCGCACGCAGTCCGACGAGGAACGTTCCGCGGCACTGCGGGCACCGCATAATTTCCGCGACGGTCGCCCGGCGGGGCACTTCGATCTCCGCGTGGCGGCACTGCGGGCACGTCACGAGTCTCCGGCCATCCGCCAGAACGCGGACATCGGAGGTGAACCCCCTGGCGCGTTCGGTCGTTTCCAGTGGGGGTAGGCTCTCGGTCGGCGCGATCGGCGACCGCGTCGGTTTCGGCGCCGGGGGCGGGGAGCTGCCGTCCGTCGCCACGAACTCGGTGCCGCACGCGGCGCACCGGAGGCTCACCCATCCACCCGAGAGTGGCACGGACGAGACGCCCAAACAGACCGGACACGCCGACGTTCGGGACCCGTCCGCTCTGGCGACGAGGGGGGAGAGCAGGTAAGAGCCGTTAGCAGACATCCTGCCCGACGGGGTAAAATGAGCCGGACGTCCCGCCCACCGGGCCGGAAGCGTAGGTTTGGTACGTTATTATTCGATTCGGCGCCGAGAAAAGCAAAACCGGGACCAGTGATCCAGTTCTCGCCCGCGCGGGTGAGACCGGCACAGACCATACGGACGAGGCCGTTGGACGTGGGTGACCGGAAGAACTTGAGCGGACGGCCTCGAGTGCGATGCGAGCCCGGTTACGTGACTACCCAAGTGGACATGGCGCCGGCGTCGTCTTCGCGGGCCGGCTCGCCGACCACCCGGTTCCGCCCCTCCCGTTTGGCCGCGTACAGGCGCTCATCGGCCTCGTGGAGCAAACCGGCCGTCGTGGCCCACCTGTCCCCGCACGTCGTCGCCACCCCGGCACTGATCGTCAGCGCCAGTTCCACGCCCTCGAAGCGAAACGCGTGGCAGTTCACAAGCGTCCGCACGCGCTCCGCGACCGCCAGCGCGGAGAAGTGGTCGGCCTCGACCAGCACCAGCGCGAACTCCTCACCCCCGTACCGCGCGCAGATGTCTTCACCGCGCGTCACCGCCCGGAGCAGATCGGCCACTTCGCGGATCACGTGGTCGCCGCACAGGTGCCCGTGCGAGTCGTTCACGGCTTTGAACCGGTCCAGGTCGAACAGGATCACCGACACCGGCCGGTTGTACCGCTGCGAGCGAATGAGTTCGCGCTCCAGGAACTCGTTGAGTGCCCGCCGGTTGTGGAGCCGGGTGAGGGCGTCCTGAAAAGTCCGGCGGTAGAGCTCCTCGTGGTACTCGGCTTCGACGTTGCCGCCGGCCAGAAAGCGGAACACGTAGTTGCCGATCTGCAGGTAATCGCCATCGCGGAGCGGGCGCGGGTCGCTGCCCACCGGCTGATCGTTGACGCGGGTACCGTTCGTACTGTCGAGGTCGCGAACAGAATAGATGCCATCGACCAGGTCGATACACGCGTGGCGCCGGGAGACCGCGTGTTCGTTGAGGCAGATGTCGCACCCTTCGACGCGGCCGATGAGGAGCGGCGTCCCGTCGAGGGTGTGGCGGCGTCCGGCGCCGGGGCCGGGCGGGTGGATGTGAACCAGACTGGCCGTCCCCGTCGGCCGTTTCTGAACCGCTATCGGCAGGGTGAATTCGGTATCGCAGCCGGGCTCGGATTTGGTCACGGGCGGATCTCAACAATGAGGTTATGAATAAGGGTGTGTCACGAACTCGCCGGGAGCAAGCCGCCCCCCGGCAGATACTCCGAAACCCCGGACCGATGTTCCCCCTCCGCAAAATGTTTAGACGCGATTACGCCGACAACTCAAAGAGCAACCGGTTGAGACCGGGGCAGGGAACGATAAACGACCCATTTTCTCATGGCACCACCCAGGATCCGAAGTCAGGTTCGTGCTTGCGAGATCCCGGCACGGATCTCAGTTGAGCGGCCGGGGGGTACGCGACCGTGCAACTAGACAACCGGGCATCGAGCCGCCGGGAGCGTGCGGGGCCATCGTGAACCCCAGCAGCGGACATAAGACCAATTTTGGCAATCACTTAATCGCAAAGTATGAATAGCCACGGCTTGATCGGGCCTGCCTCGGCTCGGGAAGTGCAGCGATGTTAATGCTCTACGATTTTTTCCTCTCTGGCGATCCCTCTCCCATCCGTCGAGGTGGCGGATGCTTCGCGGGTGACACTCGTGACGGTCCACACCCGCCCGCGCGTCCTGTGTGTTGACGACAACCACGATGTAGCCGATTCGGCCGCCGATCTTTTGGATTTACACGGATTCGAGACTCGCGTCTGTTATGATGGGCAGACTGCTCTCACTCTCGTCGTCAATTTCGCCCCCGATATTTGCCTCATCGACCTGAACATGCCCGGAATGGACGGGGATCAGGTGGCGGCGCAACTACGAGATGTCGGTCGGCCCGTAGTACTCGTGGCCGTGACAGCGGCCAGCGACGATAGGGCTCGGCGCCGGATCGCAGCGGCCGGGTTCGACCTCCATCTGGTGAAACCGGTCGATCCGCGTCAACTGCCGACCATACTCACTTCGATCTGGCCGAAAATGTCCGAAGACGCCCCCGGTTCGTGACACCGGTACGCTATCGCGCCGAGTTTCCAATCCCGTCACGCTACTTTACCCCACGCTTTACGCCTTAGATGCCGCCGGCACCTCGCGTTCGGCGTCCGTTTAGCCGGATTGCTAATTCGCGAGCATCCGATGTCCACTGCCCCGCCGGAGAACCGGCTCCTAGCCGCATTGCCCCCCGCCGACCTCGCCCGCCTGCTTGCCCGAATGACCGACGTAACGTTCGGACACAAGGATCTCGTCTACCGGACCGGTGGCCCGATCGACTTCGTGTACTTCCCGCGCGGCGGTATCATTTCCGCCGTGGTCATCATGGACGACGGGGCGAGTGCCGAGGTCGCCGCCATCGGCCTCGAGGGGATGGTCGGGGTCTCGGCGGCGCTCGGCGGAACGGCCAGCGCCGAGCAGGTGTTCTGCCAGGTGTTCCCGGCCGAGTGCCGGAAAATGCCCGTCGCGGAATTCGTTGCGGAGTTCGCCCGCGGTGGGGCACTGCACGACATTGTCTCCCGCTACGTCCGGGCCGCTCTTATCGTCTCGGCCCGACAGACCGCGTGCAACGCTCTCCACTCCGTGGACGAGCGGTGCGCCCGCTGGCTCCTCCAGTGCCACGACGCGTCCGGGACCGACAAGTTCCCTCTGACGCACGAGTTCCTGGCCGTGATGCTCGGGGTGCGCCGGGCCACGGTGACGGTGACGGCCGGCCAGCTCCAGACCGCCGGCCTCATCGCGTACAAGCACGGCCGCGTAACGGTCCTTGATCGGGCGCGGTTGGAAGAAGCGACCTGCGAGTGCTACGCGGTCATCCGGTCCGCGTTCCGCGTCCCGGCGCGCTGACCCGGCGCGCCGGTCGCCCGTGATTTCGGCTGAGCCCCCGCCACGTTTTGTACGCACGCGTACAAAGCCGCCCCGCCGTTGCCACTACGATTAACGCAAAAGCTCACCCGGCCGTTCGGACGCGAACGGCCCAGATACTTCGTAGCAGGCGAGCGCGGGTGCGATCAGAGCCCCGTTGGGTGGCAACAATCGGCAGCGCACCGCGAAATCTGTCGCGCAATTCGGGTGCGGCCGGGAACCGGCACCACCCGAAGACTTCAACCCGGCCCTGACGACTACGAGCTGGGAACAGATCTCTTCTTCGAGCCAGGGTGCTCATTTCTCGTGGACGCTTTTCTTACGGCTCGAAAGTTGCAATTCTGCCGTTTCCGTGTTGGCCCGAGCGGGTCGTTCGGCGCCCAGAACCGGGTGAACCGAATTACGGGCTCTGTTTACCGAAACTAAGCGGCCGGTGAGTCGGCTTGCTGACACGCGAGCATCGGATGTCCACCGTGGTGCCGGAAAACCGCATTCTGGCCGCTTTGCCCGCGGCCGACCTGGCGCGCGTGTTGGCCCGCACGACTGAAGTATCGCTCGGGAAAGAGGAACTTCTCTATCGGGCCGGTGGTCCGATCGACTTCGTCTACTTCCCGCGTGTCGGCACCATCTCCGCGATCGTCATCATGGACGACGGCGCGAGTACCGAGGTGGCCACCACCGGGAGGGAAGGGGTCGTTGGGGGTGCGGCCGCTCTTGGCGCCAGGGTGAGTGCCGAGCAGGTGTTCTGTCAGGTGCATCCCGCCACGTGCCGGAAACTGCCCACTGCCGGGTTCGTCGCGGAGGTCGCACGCGGCGGGGCGCTACGCGATCTCGTGTACCGCTACCTGAGAGCAACCCTGACGGCTTCCGCCCGGCAGACCGCGTGCAGTGCCCTTCACTCGGTTGACGCGCGGTGTGCCCGCTGGCTGCTTCAGTGCCATGACGCTTGCGGGACCGACGAGTTTCCCCTCACGCACGAGTTTCTGGCCCTGGTACTCGGTGTGCACCGGGCGGCCGTGAACCCTCTGGCCGAACACCTCCAGAACAGCGGACTCATCCGCTACGCGCACGGTCGGATGACCATCGTGGACCGCGCGCGCCTGGAAGGGGCGGCGTGCGAGTGTTACGCGGCCATCCGAGCCGCGCTCGGGATCTCAGTGCGCTGAGCGGACTGGGGCGTCGGTAGCGAGTCGGGCTCCAAATTGTCGTGTGCAAAGTCGACGCGCCCCGGCCGCCCCGTTCAACGCGCGAACCTGAGCGTTCTCGCTGATCCGTCACCCGGTCCTCTCCATTTTGCGTGTTCCCGAGAACCTGCCCGAACGCCGTCGCCCATAACGCCGGTCGGAGAGTGAACTTGAGTGCAGCCCGCTTTCTTGTCGCCGATCCGTTTCCGGTCGTTCGGGTGGGATTTCGTGCGCTCGTGGGTTCCGAGTCGGGGATAGAAGTTGCGGGCGAGGCCGCCGACGGGCCTACCGCGATCCGCCTCTGTGCTGAGCTCGACCCCGAGGTGGTCGTGACGGAGGTCGCACTTCCGGGCCTCACCGGGCCGGAGCTAGTTGCCGGGCTGCGTGAGAACCGTCCGGGCCGGAAAGTGTTCGCTCTGACCGCCTGCGAGGACCCTGTCGCGCTGGGCGCCTTCATGGAGGCCGGAGCGGCGGGGTACGTTCTCAAGCGGTCCGGGACGAACGAACTGTTGGGGGCGATCCGGACCGTACTCGCCGGCGCGATTCACCTCGACCCGGCGGTCGCAGGCGCGGGGCCGAACCCCTCCGCTCACGAGCCCCAGACGGGACCGCCGGAGCTGTCAGCGCGCGAGAGCGAGGTGGTGCGACTGATCGCGCTGGGGTACTCGAACAAGGAGATCGCCGCTCAACTCCAAGTTTCGGTCAAGACCGTCGAGACGTACAAGACCCGGTCGATGGAAAAGCTCGGGACCCGCAGTCGGGTGGCCATCGTCCGGTACGCGGCGGAACGCGGTTGGCTCACGAAATGAGGGGCGCCAGTCGTCACCCGCGATGAGGGCGTTCAAGTCGTTTCGCGGCGTGTGAGAGGTTATCGTGTCGAGAGCAAGGACTGAGTCCGTTGCTCGGTGCAGACGTTCTTGCCCCTTCCTTGATTTCCCAGTTTTCCAGCCCGCCCCCAGCTTGTCGCTTTGCGCCGAACCACCCAACCGCGCACTCATCGTTCACTCATCGCCGCACCCTTACGCTTCTCCCCGCCGCTGCACGAAGCAGCGGCCGACGGGCTCGCGGCCGCGGCTGCGGCGTCAGGGACTCGATGCCACCCGTCGTTATTTTGCTTCGCGCGCATGACGCGGGGGTACACCCCATCGCCTACCGTAACGGTGTTTTTGTAAGTCAAGAATGTGCGGTCCAGCGGTGTCGCGACAGAACGGATGACGGTATGCGAAATGAAAAGAGACCGGCCGCTAAATTACCATACCGTCGCCCATTCAGTATGGTAACCGCGGCCGGTCCAATAGCAAATTACCGGTCGTCTTCATCACGTTCACGCGCAAAATCGGCGGAACGCCAAAGACTTTTGTCCGCGCGTCGGAGGTTCGGACACTTCGGGGCTGTGTTGTTCACGTCAGAGCCACAAAACTCGCGCCTTGAGCGAAATAGCCTGAAAGTTCTCCTGAAGTAATCGCTTCTTGTTTTGCTCTCTGGTACACCAACACTCGACCCGCCCGATCCAATCACCTCGATGTGTCAATCGGCCCTCCCGGGCCGCTTATCCCTCAGCGATCCGCGACACCGGAGCTTGCAGAACGGGTGACCGGTTCGGAGAATCTTCCTACATGTGAAGAGTCTGGCGCAGTTGTGCCCGAGCTGTGGGCTCTGCTGGAGTCGCTCGCCCATGAAGGTGTTTTTCCAGTGCGTGGCTGAGGCCGTTGCCGAGAACGGGGTCCAAGGGCTCGCCTCACTGGTCCCCGGGGCCGAGTACGCGTTCCGGATCGCGCAAGGGACGTTCCAAAGGTACCGGCAGCGCAGCAAGGACGCGGAAATCCGCGCCGAGGTCAGAGAACTCGCGGAGTCGAGTTTTGAGCAAGCACGGGTCGCCGCGGTGGAAGCCGCTCGGGGCGTCGCGGGGCGGGCGCCCATCGAAGACCGGGTGGAGCTCGAATTGTTCCTGTCACAGATCCCCGGTGCGGTCCGGCACTCTTTGAAACGCCCGGAGGACGTGAGCGGGCGGACCGTTCCGCCGAACTATGCTCTGGCCTCTCCGGAAGACGTCCTCAAAATCCTTCCGGCCCGTCCGCTCCGGTTCCGGCCCGGTGACCCGCTCCCCGCGCTCCCCGGTTGGTCGCTCGTCGAGCCGCTCGGCTCGGGCGGGTTCGGTGAAGTGTGGCTGGCCCGGCACCGGACGACCAGTGGGTTGTCCGGGGCGGTCAAGTTCTGTCACGGCGAGCACGCGCGGGCGCTGAGACACGAGAGCGCGCTGATCACACGGGTGATGCGGGCCGGAAAGCACAAAGGGATCGTGCCCCTGCTCAACGCGCACCTGGAGGGCGAAACGCCCTGGCTGCTGTTCGACTACGTCGACGGGGGCGACCTCGGCGAACTGATCCGGGCCGCGGCGAGACTGGCGCCCGCCGCGCGGGTGCAGCGCGCGACGGAGGCGCTGCGCCAACTCTGCGACGCGCTCGCCCACTGCCACCGGCAAGAGCCGGCCATCGTCCACCGGGACCTGAAGCCCTCGAACATCC from the Frigoriglobus tundricola genome contains:
- a CDS encoding response regulator translates to MTLVTVHTRPRVLCVDDNHDVADSAADLLDLHGFETRVCYDGQTALTLVVNFAPDICLIDLNMPGMDGDQVAAQLRDVGRPVVLVAVTAASDDRARRRIAAAGFDLHLVKPVDPRQLPTILTSIWPKMSEDAPGS
- a CDS encoding TFIIB-type zinc ribbon-containing protein — encoded protein: MSLRCAACGTEFVATDGSSPPPAPKPTRSPIAPTESLPPLETTERARGFTSDVRVLADGRRLVTCPQCRHAEIEVPRRATVAEIMRCPQCRGTFLVGLRAASEDR
- a CDS encoding radical SAM protein; translated protein: MRNPLAPDRPYASIVEAEPAADGRLVDVATLFLTNRECPFRCLMCDLWKNTLTDSVAPGQIPEQIRWALERLPPAQHLKLYNAGSFFDPRAIPEGDYAEIARHAAGFERVIVECHPRLVGRRCFEFRSLLSGQLEVALGLETAHPDVLARLNKQMTLDDFARAAAELRAHGIAVRAFIMVRPPFLAEADGVEWAKRSLDFAFAHGVECCSLIPTRGGNGAMEELARQGHYAPPALDSLETALEYGLSLRAGRVFLDLWDIGAVSPDAPNRAARVARLARMNLSQQLEPGTGPTS
- a CDS encoding GGDEF domain-containing protein encodes the protein MTKSEPGCDTEFTLPIAVQKRPTGTASLVHIHPPGPGAGRRHTLDGTPLLIGRVEGCDICLNEHAVSRRHACIDLVDGIYSVRDLDSTNGTRVNDQPVGSDPRPLRDGDYLQIGNYVFRFLAGGNVEAEYHEELYRRTFQDALTRLHNRRALNEFLERELIRSQRYNRPVSVILFDLDRFKAVNDSHGHLCGDHVIREVADLLRAVTRGEDICARYGGEEFALVLVEADHFSALAVAERVRTLVNCHAFRFEGVELALTISAGVATTCGDRWATTAGLLHEADERLYAAKREGRNRVVGEPAREDDAGAMSTWVVT
- a CDS encoding NAD(P)/FAD-dependent oxidoreductase, whose amino-acid sequence is MTRYDCDLAILGSGFGGTLLAIIAQKLGYSVALLERGRHPRFAIGESSTPLADFKLAALADRFGLDWLRPFSKYGTWKATRPDLPCGLKRGFSFFRHEQGRPFTPHDDNALLVAASPDDATADTHWFRADFDAHLVDRAVAAGVPYLDECEIHTVRHTDAGWELEGARPGEAVSVRAGLLVDATGTGQVLAGALGIEPVAGGTLRARSRALYSHFTGVGEWHSVLEAESGPAATARHPFPCDAAALHQIIDNGWMWVLRFENGITSTGFSLDPEAHPLRAGETPEAEWHRLLNTYPSIGRQFARAVPVRPFVRTGRLQRRLTRAAGADWALLPHAAGFLDAWLSPGIAQTLFAVNRLGGILAEERGGAGRERRLEVYGRTVLRELAWVDEITGTCFACFDRFPVLVSVSMMYFVAAIYCEERERAGQGSPDDAFLLTDHPEYRAVAGELLRKARGVPVAGAAAFADEVRDRLAPFDSCSLCEPGRRNMHPFLGTLSRSR
- a CDS encoding CRTAC1 family protein: MSTRNRKPAPPARGLRVVKWLLGAVVLVALAVGVGMALRAPTAVPAPEPELPVVEARFTDVTDRAGIRFRHANGAAGRKLLPETMGAGVAVLDFDRDGKPDLFFVNSRPWPGADRTGARATQALYRNRGDGTFEDVTVALGLGVECYGMGAAVADYDNDGWPDIFITAVGGNRLFRNVEGRRFEDATDRTGLSSTTWTNDTAANFARRTEPMSFPSSAVWLDYDGDGRLDLFVCNYVTWSPARDLGVAAVLPGGIRAYVPPQQFTGAQCQLFRNVDGTRFEDESAAAGVLVTDPGEPGGAGRPVGKALGVVVCDPDGDGWPDIIVANDTVRNFFFHNRPGPNGNRTFQETGRFSGIAYADGRPRGGMGIDAGEIAPGTLGVVIANFTHEPDSLFLLKGTSPVLFADAAVELGLAGASTRAMKFGAVLFDFDRDGRLDLFTANGHLEPDIATTHTGQTHAQAGQLFWKTGPPRQGFVAVTGPGGLDAFPLMVGRGCAYLDYDGDGKLDLVVTENNGRARLFRNETPDGNTWVRFALSGEKGRTNRDGIGAEVTVHAGGLVQRRYVTAAHGYLSQCEPSAYFGLGSAATIDRVTVRWPGRTGHTQEWQNVPAGTTYRLMEGAPEPIPMGR
- a CDS encoding asparagine synthetase B family protein; amino-acid sequence: MHRSIPLSRVIDLTDPAGNRIYNMTVEEARDRIANGDAGAVGGIDGEFALIGQRGKNIFLARTIGRLLRYFIAKWTDGPILIVADRIDAIRAQLEALGLADQFHPSYTRMVPAHYVVRIELVGCPDPNPTYTRFFTPTRNALPADPEAIGERYIGAAYNEIVRWLDRVPPREPIGVCFSGGIDSGAVFLLAYHALLKRGDSPSRLKAFTLSVDGGGPDVEQARAFLARLGLELFLEPIPVRSADVTIEDAIRVIEDYKPLDVQSGAMALALCRGIRARYPEWKYLLDGDGGDENLKDYPIEDNPELTIRSVLNNMMLYQEGWGVQAIKHSLTYSGGQSRGYARTYAPVAVTGFTGLSPFVCPSVIDVAESIPFIELTDWDHDRLYALKGRVVAAGVKAVTGLDMPVFPKRRFQHGAANHPGTLFPSRQAEYRRAYQKVFLG